The Niallia alba genome includes a window with the following:
- the hisG gene encoding ATP phosphoribosyltransferase has translation MNEMLTIAMPKGRIFEEAADLLRDAGFRLPAEFDDSRKLIIDVEEENFRFILAKPMDVPTYVEHGVADLGIAGKDVMLEEERDVYELLDLHISACYLAVAGLPHTELNEIAPRIATKYPNVAAAYFREQGSQVEIIKLNGSIELAPIIGLTDRIVDIVSTGKTLVENGLVEYERIVDITSRLIVNPASYRLKDKRISELVERVQQVVKANLTVK, from the coding sequence ATGAATGAGATGTTAACTATCGCCATGCCGAAAGGAAGAATATTCGAAGAGGCAGCTGACTTATTAAGAGATGCAGGCTTTCGTTTACCAGCAGAATTTGATGACTCCCGTAAATTAATTATTGATGTCGAAGAAGAAAACTTCCGCTTTATCTTGGCCAAACCAATGGATGTTCCAACATATGTGGAGCACGGGGTTGCAGACTTAGGAATCGCTGGGAAAGATGTTATGTTAGAAGAAGAAAGAGATGTATATGAATTATTAGATTTACATATTAGTGCATGTTATTTAGCAGTAGCAGGTCTTCCTCATACAGAGCTGAATGAAATTGCGCCAAGAATTGCAACGAAATATCCAAATGTTGCAGCAGCTTATTTTCGTGAACAAGGATCTCAAGTAGAAATCATTAAACTTAATGGTTCAATCGAGCTTGCGCCAATCATTGGCTTAACAGATAGAATCGTAGATATAGTTTCGACGGGAAAAACCCTTGTAGAAAATGGTCTTGTTGAGTACGAAAGAATTGTAGATATCACCTCGAGATTAATTGTAAATCCGGCAAGCTATCGATTAAAGGATAAACGAATTAGTGAATTGGTAGAAAGAGTTCAGCAAGTAGTAAAGGCGAATTTAACAGTGAAATAA
- the lgt gene encoding prolipoprotein diacylglyceryl transferase translates to MEDIRPIDPVAFSLGPIDVRWYGLIIGSGLILALIIAMREGNRRGLGKDDFPDLMLWAIPISIICARIYYVIFEWSYYKDHLGDIPKIWNGGIAIHGALIGAVVTTYIFTKKKGISFWKMADIAAPSIILGQAIGRWGNFMNQEAHGGEVTRSFLEGLHLPTFIIDQMYINGTYYHPTFLYESLWNIVGFVILLALRKVNLRRGEIFLSYVIWYSIGRFFIEGMRTDSLMIGELRMAQLISLALIVLSAVTIAYRRKAGLAHERYLDTNG, encoded by the coding sequence ATGGAAGATATACGACCAATTGATCCAGTTGCATTTTCATTAGGACCAATTGATGTCCGCTGGTATGGACTTATAATCGGTTCAGGATTGATTCTTGCGCTAATTATTGCAATGCGCGAAGGGAATAGGAGAGGACTTGGAAAGGATGACTTTCCCGATTTAATGCTATGGGCTATTCCAATCTCGATAATATGTGCAAGAATTTATTATGTCATTTTTGAGTGGAGCTATTATAAAGACCACCTAGGAGATATCCCGAAAATTTGGAATGGTGGTATTGCCATTCATGGGGCTTTAATCGGAGCTGTCGTTACTACTTATATTTTTACAAAGAAAAAGGGCATATCTTTCTGGAAAATGGCAGATATAGCAGCACCAAGTATTATTCTTGGACAAGCAATTGGCCGCTGGGGAAACTTTATGAACCAAGAGGCCCATGGCGGGGAAGTAACACGATCGTTTTTAGAAGGATTGCATTTACCAACTTTTATCATTGATCAGATGTATATTAACGGAACATACTATCATCCTACTTTTTTATATGAATCATTATGGAATATTGTTGGATTCGTGATTTTACTAGCTTTACGAAAAGTAAATTTACGTAGAGGAGAAATATTCTTATCTTATGTTATTTGGTATTCGATTGGAAGATTCTTTATAGAAGGAATGAGAACAGACAGTTTAATGATTGGTGAATTACGAATGGCTCAATTAATTTCTTTAGCTTTAATTGTTCTTTCTGCTGTCACAATCGCTTATCGAAGAAAAGCAGGATTGGCACATGAACGTTATTTAGATACAAATGGTTAA
- the ppaX gene encoding pyrophosphatase PpaX, whose translation MTGKINTALFDLDGTLINTNELIISSYLHTLNHYYPGKYERKDVIPFMGPPLLETFESIDKWRAPEMMTMYRSYNIENHDKIVTIFDGVYDAIKELKQRGFKLAIVSTKLSDVVEMGLKLTKLDEFFDVVVALDHVTKAKPDPEPVLLALEKLKASPSEAIMVGDNKHDILSGKNAGTLTAGVAWTLKGKEFLQEYNPDYIFENMKDILSIPEVQSS comes from the coding sequence TTGACTGGAAAGATTAATACAGCATTATTTGATTTAGATGGGACGCTAATTAATACAAATGAATTAATTATTTCCTCTTACTTACATACATTAAATCATTATTACCCAGGAAAATATGAGCGAAAAGATGTCATTCCTTTCATGGGGCCTCCATTATTAGAAACATTTGAATCGATTGATAAATGGAGAGCGCCAGAAATGATGACGATGTATCGTAGTTATAATATTGAAAATCATGATAAAATTGTCACCATTTTTGATGGTGTATATGATGCAATCAAAGAACTGAAGCAAAGAGGCTTTAAGCTAGCGATTGTTTCAACGAAATTATCAGATGTAGTAGAAATGGGTCTTAAATTAACAAAATTAGATGAGTTTTTTGACGTAGTGGTTGCTTTGGATCATGTAACAAAGGCAAAGCCAGATCCAGAGCCAGTCCTTCTTGCACTTGAAAAATTAAAGGCATCCCCGTCAGAAGCGATTATGGTCGGAGATAATAAACATGATATATTGTCAGGAAAAAATGCGGGTACTTTAACAGCAGGTGTAGCTTGGACACTAAAGGGGAAGGAATTCTTACAGGAATACAACCCTGATTATATTTTTGAGAATATGAAAGATATCCTTTCTATTCCTGAAGTCCAATCATCATGA
- the hisH gene encoding imidazole glycerol phosphate synthase subunit HisH, translated as MIGIIDYGMGNLFSVSKALERLNAPYFISEDKEELLQADALILPGVGAFKDAMEKLKETGLSEMIHTFVENGKPLLGICLGMHLLFESSEENGLSEGLKLLPGKVIRFSGISKDGTAYKVPHMGWNKLHFKKDSLVTPNMDDDFVYFVHSYYADTKEEVIIASCSYDKEVPAVVGRNNVYGMQFHPEKSSKLGMHLLSNFANLIQKG; from the coding sequence ATGATCGGGATTATTGATTATGGAATGGGAAATTTGTTCAGTGTTAGCAAGGCATTAGAACGATTGAATGCGCCTTATTTTATTTCAGAGGACAAAGAAGAATTGCTCCAGGCAGATGCATTAATTCTTCCTGGTGTAGGAGCATTTAAAGATGCGATGGAAAAACTGAAGGAAACGGGCTTATCTGAAATGATTCATACATTTGTCGAGAACGGTAAACCTTTATTAGGAATTTGCCTCGGTATGCATTTACTGTTTGAATCAAGTGAAGAGAATGGCTTAAGCGAAGGTTTAAAGTTATTGCCTGGCAAAGTGATACGCTTTTCAGGTATCTCCAAAGATGGTACGGCATATAAGGTACCTCATATGGGGTGGAATAAGCTTCATTTTAAGAAAGACTCATTAGTAACACCTAACATGGATGATGATTTTGTTTATTTTGTGCACTCTTATTATGCAGATACAAAAGAGGAAGTCATTATTGCAAGCTGTTCGTATGACAAAGAAGTTCCAGCAGTAGTAGGACGAAACAATGTATATGGTATGCAGTTTCATCCAGAGAAGAGTAGTAAATTGGGTATGCATTTATTAAGTAACTTTGCGAATCTAATACAGAAAGGATGA
- a CDS encoding acyltransferase, which yields MRKTTRYPVSGPNSLWHVYKTVPFLKVIKNFIVIQTARYMPFLKAKNWMYRKLLKMKVGDQTSFALMVMLDIMFPEKIRVGKNSVIGYNTTILAHEYLIEEYRIGEIEIGDEVMIGANSTILPGVKIGDRAIVSAGTLVHKDVPAGYFVGGNPMQVIYTAEQMEERRKSEPSYVMDE from the coding sequence ATGAGAAAGACGACAAGATATCCGGTAAGTGGACCAAACTCGCTGTGGCATGTTTATAAAACGGTCCCTTTTTTAAAAGTAATCAAAAATTTTATCGTTATCCAGACAGCAAGATATATGCCTTTTTTAAAAGCTAAGAACTGGATGTACCGCAAGCTTTTGAAAATGAAGGTAGGAGACCAAACTTCTTTTGCTTTAATGGTAATGCTAGATATTATGTTTCCTGAAAAAATCAGGGTAGGCAAGAATAGTGTCATAGGGTACAATACAACCATTCTTGCTCATGAATATTTAATAGAGGAATACAGGATAGGTGAGATTGAAATTGGCGATGAAGTAATGATAGGTGCCAATTCAACGATTCTTCCTGGTGTGAAAATCGGTGACCGTGCGATTGTCTCTGCAGGTACACTAGTACATAAAGATGTTCCCGCTGGATATTTTGTTGGCGGAAATCCGATGCAAGTCATTTATACTGCAGAACAAATGGAAGAGCGCAGAAAAAGCGAGCCTTCCTATGTAATGGATGAATAA
- the hisF gene encoding imidazole glycerol phosphate synthase subunit HisF, protein MLTKRIIPCLDVKDGRVVKGIQFVQLRDAGDPVELARYYDEQGADELVFLDISASHEGRKTMVEVVKEVASQLAIPFTVGGGIHSLEDMKKILRAGADKVSLNTAAVLNPLLIEEGANFFGSQCIVVAIDAKYDIELSTWRVYTHGGRNPVDKDVITWAKEVVALGAGEILLTSMDSDGEKSGFNLALTKAVSEAVSVPVIASGGAGNAEHFEEAFKEGMADAALAASIFHYKETSVHEVKEYLKEKGVLVR, encoded by the coding sequence ATGTTAACGAAGCGAATCATCCCATGTTTGGATGTAAAAGACGGCCGTGTTGTAAAAGGAATCCAATTTGTTCAATTAAGGGATGCGGGTGACCCAGTTGAATTAGCACGCTATTATGATGAACAAGGTGCAGATGAACTCGTGTTTCTTGATATTTCCGCTTCACATGAAGGAAGAAAAACAATGGTAGAAGTCGTAAAGGAAGTTGCTTCCCAGCTTGCTATTCCTTTTACTGTTGGGGGAGGCATTCATTCATTAGAGGATATGAAGAAAATTCTTCGGGCAGGTGCGGATAAGGTATCTTTAAACACAGCAGCCGTGTTAAATCCCTTGTTAATTGAAGAGGGAGCCAATTTTTTTGGTTCTCAATGTATTGTAGTAGCAATTGATGCTAAATACGATATAGAGCTCAGCACATGGCGTGTTTATACACATGGCGGTAGGAATCCTGTAGATAAAGATGTGATTACTTGGGCAAAAGAAGTAGTCGCTCTTGGAGCAGGGGAGATATTATTGACAAGTATGGATTCGGATGGAGAGAAAAGTGGCTTCAACCTAGCTTTGACAAAAGCGGTAAGTGAGGCGGTTTCTGTTCCCGTAATCGCTTCAGGAGGAGCTGGGAATGCCGAGCATTTTGAAGAAGCATTTAAAGAAGGAATGGCCGATGCTGCACTAGCTGCCTCTATTTTTCACTATAAAGAAACATCCGTGCATGAAGTAAAAGAATACTTGAAGGAAAAAGGAGTGCTTGTTAGATGA
- a CDS encoding tetratricopeptide repeat protein, whose protein sequence is MNKNSNRVQPVGKLITFNPTGEFYFNKGIKAYHQRDYYKSLKYLQRALALEPGEPMIACQLAVVYADIGEYQKSNELLHVIIEELDEDMVECYYFLANNYAHLGFFKDAYYHAKLYLSLDKDGEFVEDTEDLMEVLSLESDELEEEEANEEEDLITRQEQARSLLESGNFAKAVEVLTKVIQDYPEYWSAYNNLALAHFYLGQSEKASEILEHVLSNNVGNLHALCNKLVFAYYQNNEAHVKEMAAILKKINPISIDHQFKLGTTFALIGEYDTAYFWLKKIYKQGFQGDGSFYYWLSYAAYYTGNKQTAKKAWKKVIDEHPEKEGQEPWNNLEYKISGFEEHLSSILKRFESSHVEERLFATFLTSVSSQKDKILSSSAIQQKNVLTQIEREYLAFVKTGNEIEDPYLYVAHHTAEQIYTNYHPIGTEETSLYLLWFSAIMEMQSAGMLLKNCIASAAAIDYLWNQAKTKKTQQEIADQYGLSITTLQKYIKSLKSFMQPIYS, encoded by the coding sequence ATGAATAAAAACTCAAATAGAGTACAACCGGTGGGTAAACTTATTACATTTAATCCTACAGGCGAATTTTATTTTAACAAAGGAATTAAGGCATATCATCAAAGAGATTATTATAAATCCCTTAAATATTTGCAAAGAGCACTGGCTTTAGAACCGGGAGAACCAATGATTGCATGTCAGCTTGCAGTCGTATATGCAGATATTGGAGAATATCAAAAATCTAATGAGCTTCTCCATGTTATTATCGAAGAATTAGATGAGGATATGGTTGAGTGTTATTATTTCCTAGCGAATAATTACGCCCATTTGGGATTTTTTAAAGATGCATATTATCATGCAAAACTATATTTAAGCTTGGATAAAGACGGAGAGTTTGTAGAGGACACAGAAGACCTTATGGAGGTTTTATCTCTGGAATCGGATGAGTTGGAGGAAGAGGAAGCCAACGAGGAAGAAGACCTAATTACGAGACAAGAGCAGGCAAGATCATTGCTTGAGTCTGGCAACTTTGCAAAAGCTGTGGAAGTATTAACGAAGGTCATTCAGGATTATCCAGAATATTGGTCTGCTTATAATAATTTAGCGTTAGCTCATTTCTACCTTGGTCAATCGGAAAAGGCTAGTGAGATTTTAGAGCATGTATTAAGCAACAATGTTGGAAACCTACATGCATTATGTAATAAACTTGTATTTGCATATTACCAAAATAATGAAGCTCACGTCAAAGAAATGGCAGCCATTTTAAAGAAAATCAATCCTATTTCAATAGATCATCAATTTAAACTTGGCACTACTTTTGCTTTAATTGGCGAATATGATACTGCTTATTTCTGGTTGAAGAAAATCTATAAACAGGGATTTCAAGGAGACGGTTCTTTTTATTATTGGTTATCCTATGCAGCTTATTACACAGGGAATAAGCAAACGGCAAAAAAAGCTTGGAAAAAAGTAATAGATGAGCATCCTGAGAAAGAAGGGCAAGAGCCTTGGAACAATTTAGAATATAAGATTAGTGGTTTTGAAGAGCATCTTAGTTCTATTTTGAAAAGGTTTGAAAGCAGTCACGTAGAGGAAAGACTGTTTGCTACTTTCTTAACTTCTGTATCTAGTCAAAAGGATAAAATTCTTTCTTCTTCTGCAATACAGCAAAAGAATGTTCTTACGCAAATAGAGAGAGAGTATTTAGCCTTTGTTAAGACTGGTAACGAGATTGAGGATCCATACTTATATGTTGCGCATCATACTGCTGAACAAATTTATACAAATTACCATCCGATTGGTACAGAAGAGACTAGTTTGTATTTATTATGGTTCTCAGCAATCATGGAAATGCAAAGTGCAGGAATGTTATTAAAAAATTGCATTGCTAGTGCAGCGGCTATTGACTATTTATGGAATCAGGCGAAGACGAAAAAGACACAGCAAGAAATTGCTGACCAATATGGGCTTTCTATAACCACTTTACAGAAATATATAAAGTCATTGAAATCCTTTATGCAACCCATCTATAGTTAA
- a CDS encoding ATP phosphoribosyltransferase regulatory subunit — protein sequence MSSLFMFEKPLGMRDTLPAIYERKYKVKQKIDVEIKKWGYQFIETPTLEYYETVGTASAILDQQLFKLLDQQGHTLVLRPDMTAPIARVAASKLLSEELPLRLAYNASVFRAQQREGGRPAEFEQIGVEYIGDKTISADGEGISLLISSLQQAEVDNYQVSVGHIGFVQAFFQQILGTKERADSLTKYLYEKNYVGYRQHVEQLALSSIDKQRLNDFLKLRGSEEVISLAYQLIEGNQGAKAIDDLKQLWEILVDYEVADRVTFDLSLVSHMSYYTGIVYEVYAEGVGFPIGSGGRYDLLLEKFGKRTGATGFAIRVDRLLEALGNGKKPGTIQCILFSNERRKEAFQLAQEKRQAGIHVITQDINGVKDVDACTKQYSEIILLVGKKGVEVVK from the coding sequence ATGAGTAGCTTATTTATGTTTGAAAAGCCATTAGGCATGAGAGATACATTACCAGCGATTTACGAAAGAAAATATAAAGTAAAACAAAAGATAGATGTAGAAATAAAAAAATGGGGCTATCAATTTATTGAAACTCCGACATTGGAATACTATGAAACAGTTGGGACAGCGTCTGCTATTTTAGATCAGCAGCTTTTTAAATTACTGGATCAACAAGGACATACACTTGTACTTCGCCCAGATATGACAGCCCCGATAGCGAGAGTAGCGGCATCTAAGCTTTTATCAGAAGAATTGCCATTGCGCCTTGCTTATAATGCGTCTGTTTTTCGCGCGCAGCAACGAGAAGGAGGGAGACCAGCTGAATTTGAGCAAATAGGCGTTGAGTATATTGGCGATAAAACAATTAGTGCAGATGGAGAAGGGATTTCTTTGCTTATTTCCTCTCTCCAACAAGCTGAAGTAGACAATTATCAAGTATCAGTTGGACATATAGGGTTCGTCCAGGCGTTTTTTCAACAAATCCTTGGAACGAAAGAAAGAGCAGATAGTTTAACGAAATATTTATATGAGAAAAACTATGTCGGATATCGCCAGCATGTCGAACAGCTTGCTTTATCAAGCATTGATAAACAGCGACTAAATGATTTCTTAAAGCTTAGGGGAAGTGAAGAAGTTATAAGTCTTGCTTATCAATTAATAGAAGGAAATCAGGGGGCAAAAGCAATTGATGACTTAAAGCAGCTTTGGGAAATTCTTGTTGATTATGAAGTAGCAGATAGAGTGACATTTGATTTATCCCTTGTTAGTCATATGAGTTACTATACTGGTATTGTCTATGAAGTTTATGCAGAAGGGGTAGGTTTTCCGATTGGGAGCGGCGGACGCTATGATTTATTATTAGAGAAATTCGGAAAAAGAACTGGAGCTACTGGGTTTGCTATTCGGGTTGATCGATTATTAGAGGCACTTGGGAATGGGAAAAAACCAGGAACTATTCAATGCATTTTATTCAGTAATGAGCGTAGAAAAGAAGCGTTCCAATTAGCGCAAGAAAAGAGGCAAGCTGGAATCCATGTCATTACGCAAGATATTAATGGAGTTAAAGATGTGGATGCTTGTACGAAGCAATACAGTGAAATCATCCTATTGGTCGGGAAAAAAGGAGTGGAGGTTGTCAAATGA
- the hisIE gene encoding bifunctional phosphoribosyl-AMP cyclohydrolase/phosphoribosyl-ATP diphosphatase HisIE yields MKVEELKYDEKGLIPAIVQDAATKEVLTLAYMNKESLEKSLQTGETWFYSRSRQELWHKGATSGNTQQIVEIKYDCDQDALVVCVKPNGPACHNGTNSCFVESVYQNKEAIESNVSDYQILANLEKIIEERDINRPEDTYTTYLFEKGVDKILKKVGEEAAEVIIAAKNRDVEELKWEASDLIYHLFVLLREQKLPFSDILKVLEARHEEKQGK; encoded by the coding sequence ATGAAAGTAGAGGAATTGAAATATGATGAAAAAGGATTAATTCCTGCTATTGTGCAAGATGCTGCTACGAAAGAAGTGCTAACACTTGCTTATATGAATAAGGAATCCTTAGAGAAATCTTTGCAAACAGGGGAGACATGGTTTTATAGCCGTTCTCGTCAAGAACTTTGGCATAAAGGGGCAACAAGTGGAAATACACAGCAAATTGTAGAAATTAAATATGATTGTGATCAAGATGCTTTAGTAGTATGTGTTAAGCCTAATGGACCAGCTTGTCATAATGGAACCAACAGCTGTTTCGTAGAGAGCGTCTATCAAAATAAGGAAGCAATCGAATCTAATGTTTCAGACTATCAAATTCTCGCAAATCTAGAGAAAATTATAGAAGAAAGAGATATTAACCGCCCTGAAGATACATATACAACGTATTTATTCGAGAAGGGAGTAGATAAAATATTAAAGAAAGTGGGAGAAGAAGCAGCAGAAGTAATTATTGCTGCAAAAAATCGAGATGTAGAAGAACTCAAATGGGAAGCTTCTGATCTGATTTACCATTTATTTGTCTTATTAAGAGAACAAAAATTGCCATTTTCCGATATTTTAAAGGTGTTGGAAGCACGTCATGAAGAAAAGCAAGGGAAGTAA
- the hisB gene encoding imidazoleglycerol-phosphate dehydratase HisB — translation MGRTAAVSRKTGETNIQLSLNIDGEGVSEIDTGVPFMNHMLDLFTKHGQFNLTVQANGDIEVDDHHTTEDIGICLGMALKDALGDKRGIKRYGNSFVPMDETLAQVVIDLSNRPHLEFRAEFPSDKVGTFDTELVHEFLWKLALEARMNLHVILHYGKNTHHMIEAIFKALARALDEATTIDPRIKGIPSTKGML, via the coding sequence ATGGGAAGAACCGCAGCGGTTAGTAGAAAAACAGGAGAAACAAACATTCAGTTATCATTAAATATAGACGGAGAAGGGGTTTCTGAAATCGATACTGGTGTACCGTTTATGAACCACATGCTTGATTTATTTACAAAGCATGGGCAATTTAATTTAACAGTCCAAGCAAATGGAGATATCGAAGTAGATGATCACCATACAACAGAAGATATAGGGATATGCCTCGGAATGGCACTAAAAGATGCTCTAGGAGATAAAAGAGGTATAAAGCGTTATGGAAATAGTTTTGTACCAATGGATGAAACATTAGCACAAGTAGTGATCGATTTAAGTAATAGACCTCACTTAGAATTCCGTGCAGAGTTCCCGAGTGATAAGGTCGGAACATTTGATACAGAACTTGTGCACGAATTTCTTTGGAAATTAGCTTTAGAAGCTAGGATGAATCTTCACGTTATTTTACACTACGGGAAAAATACTCACCATATGATAGAAGCAATCTTTAAAGCATTGGCGCGTGCTTTAGATGAAGCAACGACCATCGACCCTAGAATTAAGGGGATTCCTTCCACGAAGGGAATGCTGTAA
- the hisA gene encoding 1-(5-phosphoribosyl)-5-[(5-phosphoribosylamino)methylideneamino]imidazole-4-carboxamide isomerase — protein sequence MTFTLYPAIDMRGGKCVRLLQGDYEKETIYGDSPFDMAKSFVEQGAKWIHMVDLDGAKDGKRVNDQFVIEAAKKLGVHVQIGGGIRQEADIVHYLENGVTRVIIGSIAVSQPDFAMEMIRKYGDGIAIGIDAKNGYVATHGWLSTSEVKAVELGKRFADAGAETFIFTDIATDGMLSGPNVEAIEELAIVTKKEVIASGGVSSMEDLNRLKEIYVKGVGGAIIGKALYEKKFTLQEALEQVY from the coding sequence ATGACCTTTACTTTATACCCTGCTATTGATATGAGGGGCGGAAAGTGTGTCCGTTTGCTTCAAGGAGATTATGAAAAGGAAACAATCTATGGTGATTCTCCTTTTGATATGGCCAAAAGTTTTGTAGAACAAGGAGCAAAATGGATACATATGGTTGACCTTGATGGGGCAAAAGATGGCAAAAGAGTAAATGATCAATTTGTCATTGAAGCAGCTAAAAAATTAGGTGTTCACGTGCAAATCGGCGGCGGCATTAGGCAAGAAGCAGACATTGTTCATTATTTAGAGAATGGTGTAACGCGAGTAATCATTGGAAGTATAGCCGTTTCACAACCAGACTTTGCGATGGAAATGATTCGTAAATATGGGGATGGAATTGCAATTGGAATTGATGCGAAAAATGGTTATGTAGCAACGCATGGATGGCTATCTACTTCTGAGGTGAAGGCTGTGGAGCTTGGGAAACGCTTTGCAGATGCCGGAGCAGAAACTTTTATTTTTACAGATATTGCTACAGATGGAATGCTAAGTGGACCAAATGTTGAGGCGATTGAAGAACTGGCGATCGTAACAAAAAAAGAAGTAATCGCTTCAGGTGGTGTAAGTAGTATGGAGGATTTGAACCGACTAAAGGAAATTTACGTTAAAGGTGTCGGTGGTGCGATTATCGGTAAAGCATTATATGAAAAAAAATTCACACTGCAAGAAGCATTGGAACAAGTGTATTAA
- the hisD gene encoding histidinol dehydrogenase has protein sequence MRIVTDIENICLKRSVDAGSEEQRKAVMEIMDQVKRKGDQALIEYTKKWDGAELTSLLVREEEIAAAYDHVETEMISIMKEAAANIKEYHQKQLKTSWNFTQENGSVLGQRILPLDSVGVYVPGGTAAYPSSVLMNVIPALVAGVKRIVMVSPPNENGNLPSAVLVAADIAGVKEIYKVGGAQAIAALAYGTESIEKVDKIVGPGNIFVALAKREVFGDVAIDMIAGPSEIAILADATAVAKEIAADLLSQAEHDERASSVLVTTSISLAEEVINEVEQQLNDLPRKEIAKKSIDQYGLIVVVKTLDEATTAINTIAPEHLEIITENPYDILENIRHAGSIFIGRYSSEPVGDYFAGTNHVLPTNGTARFSNPLNVDDFQKKSSITHYSEAAFKENAYKIAKFARLEGLEAHARAIEARYEE, from the coding sequence ATGAGGATTGTGACAGATATAGAGAATATTTGCTTAAAGCGTTCTGTTGATGCTGGATCAGAAGAACAGCGAAAAGCAGTTATGGAGATAATGGACCAAGTCAAAAGAAAAGGTGATCAAGCGCTTATAGAATATACAAAAAAATGGGATGGCGCCGAGCTGACAAGTCTCCTAGTAAGGGAAGAAGAGATAGCGGCTGCTTACGATCATGTTGAAACGGAAATGATTTCAATAATGAAGGAAGCGGCAGCCAACATTAAAGAATACCATCAAAAACAGCTGAAAACTTCGTGGAACTTTACCCAAGAAAACGGATCAGTCCTTGGTCAAAGGATTCTGCCTCTAGATTCAGTTGGTGTATATGTACCTGGTGGAACAGCAGCTTATCCTTCATCCGTGTTAATGAATGTGATTCCAGCTTTAGTTGCAGGAGTGAAACGAATTGTGATGGTATCACCACCAAATGAGAACGGCAATCTTCCTAGTGCAGTTTTAGTGGCAGCTGATATAGCGGGGGTAAAAGAAATTTATAAAGTAGGAGGAGCACAAGCTATAGCAGCATTAGCTTATGGGACAGAGTCGATTGAAAAGGTTGATAAGATTGTTGGTCCTGGAAATATTTTTGTTGCCCTTGCAAAGAGAGAAGTATTTGGAGATGTAGCGATAGATATGATTGCTGGTCCGAGTGAAATTGCCATCCTAGCAGATGCAACAGCAGTTGCTAAAGAAATCGCAGCAGATCTATTATCACAGGCTGAGCATGACGAAAGAGCTTCATCGGTTCTTGTCACAACATCTATTTCATTAGCAGAAGAGGTTATTAATGAAGTGGAGCAACAGTTAAATGATTTACCAAGAAAAGAAATAGCGAAAAAATCAATTGATCAATATGGGTTGATAGTAGTCGTTAAAACACTAGATGAAGCCACCACAGCAATTAATACAATTGCTCCAGAACATTTAGAAATAATAACAGAAAATCCATATGATATCCTCGAAAACATTCGCCATGCTGGCTCTATATTTATAGGGAGATATAGCTCAGAACCAGTTGGAGATTATTTTGCTGGAACAAACCATGTACTGCCTACAAATGGAACAGCAAGATTCTCCAATCCATTAAATGTGGACGATTTTCAAAAAAAATCTAGTATTACCCATTACAGTGAAGCAGCCTTTAAAGAAAATGCCTATAAAATAGCCAAATTTGCACGATTAGAAGGTTTAGAAGCCCATGCAAGAGCAATAGAAGCACGATATGAGGAGTAG